From the Acidovorax sp. NCPPB 3576 genome, the window GGAAGGTGGGCGGCCATCGGTTGATCCATGTCTTTTTCCAAACGCCCGGGCTTCGCGCCCGGGGCCGGCCGTGTCACTCGCTCGTGAAGATGCTGCCCTGGCGGTCCATGCGCTCCAGCGCAATGCCGCACCCGCGCACCACGCAGGTCAGGGGGTCTTCGGCCACCAGCACCGGTAGGCCGGTTTCTTCGGCCAGCAGGCGGTCCAGGTCACGCAGCAGGGCGCCGCCGCCGGTGAGCATCATGCCGCGCTCGGCGATGTCGGCACCCAGTTCGGGAGGCGTTTGCTCCAGCGCGTTCTTGACGGCGGAAACGATCTGGTTGAGGGGGTCGGTGAGTGCCTCCAGCACTTCGTTGCTGGAGATGGTGAAGCTGCGCGGAACGCCTTCGCTGAGATTGCGGCCCTTGACTTCCATCTCGCGCACTTCGGAGCCGGGAAAGGCCGAGCCGATGTTCTTCTTGATGGCTTCCGCCGTGGGCTCGCCGATCAGCATGCCGTAGTTGCGGCGGATGTAGCTGATGATGGCTTCGTCGAACTTGTCGCCACCCACGCGGACGCTGCCCTTGTAGACCATGCCGCCCAGCGAGATCACGCCCACCTCGGTGGTGCCGCCGCCGATGTCGACCACCATGGAGCCGGAGGCTTCGGAGACGGGCAGCCCGGCACCGATGCCGGCGGCCATGGGCTCTTCGATCAGGTACACCGCCGTGGCGCCGGCGGCCTCGGCCGCGTCCTTGATGGCGCGGCGCTCCACCTGGGTGGAGCCGCAGGGCACGCAGATGATGATGCGGGGGCTGGGGGTGAGCAGGGTGCGGGGGTGCACCATCTTGATGAACTGCTTGATCATCTGCTCGGTGATCACGAAATCCGCGATCACCCCGTCCTTCATCGGGCGGATGGCTTCGATGTTGCCGGGCACCTTGCCCAGCATGGCCTTGGCTTCGCGGCCGACGGCCTGGATGACTTTCTTTCCGTGGGGGCCGCCTTCGTGGCGGATGGCGACGACCGAGGGTTCATCGAGCACGATGCCCTTGTCGCGGGCAAAAATCAGGGTGTTGGCGGTGCCAAGGTCAATCGCAAGGTCGGTGGAGAAGTACCGACGGAAAGCTCCGAACATTCAAAAATCCTCTCAGGCACGGCATGCACGTCGGCCTGCCATCGCCGGGTGATATTAGGGGGTGTTTATTGGATTTTTTCGCACAATGACCGGCAGTTGGGAGGGTATTGCGGCAAAGCCGGGATAATACCGCATCCCCTGTGAATAACTCCCTCCGGCATGGCCCGGATTTCAGCTTTACATCCGGTTTCCCACCCCCCTTCCCCTATGGCACTGACACCCCAGGACATCGGTCGCATCGCCAATCTGGCGCGGCTCGATTTGAGTTCGGACGACAGTGAGCGCATGCTCACGCAGATCAACGGTTTCTTCGGCATCGTCGAGAAGATGCGGGCTGTGGATACTACCGGCATCGCACCCCTTGCGCACCCGGTCGCCGCCGTCCAGGCCGTGGCCCTGCGCCTGCGCGAGGACATCGCCAGCGAACCCGATCAACGCGAGGCCAACCAGCGCAGCGCGCCGGCCGTGGAAAACGGCCTGTTCCTCGTCCCCAAGGTCATCGAATAAGGGCGCCGCGATGACCACCCACTCCAACACCGCATTGCACGACCTGGGCGTGGCCGCCCTGGCCACCGAACTGCGCGAGCGCCGGGTCTCCGCCGTCGAGGCCGCCCAGCACTTCCTGGCCCGCGCCGCGGCCCACCAGAACCTGGGCGCCTACGTCGCCTTGAACGAAGAAGCCACCCTGGCGCAGGCCCGCGCGCAGGACGCGGCCATCGCGGCCGGCACGGCGGGCCCGCTGGCCGGCGTGCCCATCGCGCACAAGGACATCTTCGTCACGCGCGACTTTCCCAGCACGGCCGGCTCCAAGATGCTGGCCGGCTACCAGTCGCCCTTCGACGCCACCGTGGTCGGCCAACTGGCCCACGCCGGCGCCGTCACGCTGGGCAAGCTCAACTGCGACGAGTTCGCCATGGGCTCGGCCAACGAGAACTCCGCCATAGCCCCCGTGGGCTTCGATGCGCCCGCGCCGGTGCGCAATCCCTGGGACGCCAGCCGCGTACCGGGCGGCTCGTCGGGTGGCAGCGCCGTGGCCGTCGCCGCGCGCCTGGCGCCTGCCGCCACGGGCACCGACACGGGCGGCTCGATCCGCCAGCCCGCCTCGTTCTGCGGCATCACGGGCATCAAGCCGACCTATGGCCGCGCCTCGCGCTACGGGATGATCGCCTTCGCCTCCAGCCTGGACCAGGCCGGCCCCATGGCCCGCTCCGCCGAGGACTGCGCCCTGCTGCTGTCGGCCATCTGCGGCCCGGACCTGGACCGCGACTCCACCTCGCTCGATCTGCCGGCGCAGGACTTCACCCGCCAACTGAACGACGGCATCGAGGGCCTGCGCATCGGCATTCCGGCGGAGTTCTTCGGCGAAGGCCTGGCGCCCGGCGTGCGCGCCGCGGTGGACGCCGCGCTCAAGGAATACGAAAAGCTGGGCGCGCAACTGGTGCCCATCAGCCTGCCGCGAACCGAGCTGTCCATTCCCGTGTACTACGTGATCGCACCGGCCGAGGCCTCGTCCAACCTCTCGCGGTTCGACGGCGTGAAGTTCGGCCACCGCGCCAGCGACTACACCGATCTGGTGGACATGTACAAGAAGACGCGCGCCGAGGGCTTCGGCGACGAGGTCAAGCGCCGCATCATGATCGGCACCTACGTGCTGTCGCACGGCTACTACGACGCCTACTACCTGCAGGCGCAGAAGATCCGCCGCATGATCGCCGACGACTTCCAGAATGCCTTCCAGTCGTGCGACCTGATCGCCGGCCCGGTGGCGCCCACGGTGGCCTGGAAGCTCGGCGAACACGGCAACGACCCGCTGGCCGACTACCTGGCCGACATCTTCACGCTGCCCGCCTCGCTCGCCGGCCTGCCCGGCATGAGCGTGCCCGCCGGCTTCGGCGAGGACGGCATGCCCGTGGGGCTGCAGCTGATCGGCAACTACTTCCAGGAAGGCCGGCTGCTCAATGCGGCGCACCGCCTGCAGCAAGCCACCGATTTCCACCTCCGCACGCCGGGAGGATTCTGAACATGACTGCCAAATTGATCCACGGCTACGAGGTCGTCATCGGCTTCGAGACCCACACCCAGCTTGCGACGAAATCCAAGATTTTCAGCCGCGCCCCCACCGCCTTCGGTGCGGCGCCCAACACGCAGGCCTGCGCGGTGGACCTGGCCCTGCCGGGCACCCTGCCCGTGATGAACCGCGAGGCCGTGGCCTGCGCTATCAAATTAGGACTGGCTCTGGGCTCCACCATTGCGCCGGAGAGCGTTTTCGCCCGCAAGAACTACTTCTATCCGGATCTGCCCAAGGGCTACCAGATCAGCCAGTTCGAGATCCCCGTGGTGCAGGGCGGCGAGGTGTCGTTCTTCCTCGGTGACGAGAAGAAGACCGTGAAGCTCGTGCGCGCCCACCTGGAGGAAGACGCGGGCAAGTCGCTGCACGAAGACTTCATCGGCCAGAGCGGCATCGACCTGAACCGCGCCGGCACGCCGCTGCTGGAGATCGTGACCGAGCCCGACATGCGCTCGTCCGAAGAGGCCGTGGCCTACGCCAAGGAACTGCACAAGATCGTGACGTGGATCGGCATCTGCGACGGCAACATGCAGGAGGGCTCGTTCCGCTGCGACGCCAACGTCTCGGTGCGCAAGCCCGGAGCCCCGCTGGGCACGCGCCGCGAGATCAAGAACCTGAACAGCTTCAAGTTCATGCAGCAGGCGATCGACTACGAGATCCGCTGGCAGATCGAGCAGATCGAGGACGGCCACGCGATCCAGCAGGCCACGGTGCTGTTCGACCCCGGCACGGGCGAGACGCGCGCCATGCGCACCAAGGAAGACGCGGCCGACTACCGCTATTTCCCCGATCCGGACCTGCCACCGCTTCAGATTTCGCAGCAATGGGTGGACGAGCAGCGCGCGCTGATGCCCGAGCTGCCCCGCAGCATGGCCGCGCGGTTCGTGGCCGACTACGGCCTGCCGGAATACGACGCGACCACGCTCACCCAGTCGAAGGCGATGGCAGCCTATTTCGAAACGGCCGCTCAGGCCAGCCAGCAACCCAAGCTGGTCAGCAACTGGATCATGGGCGAGGTGTCGCGGCGGGTGAATGCCGGCGAGGCCGACATCGCCTCGGCCCCCGTGGGCGCCGCCCAACTGGCGAAACTGGTCTCCCGCATCGCCGATGGCACGATCTCCAACAATGCCGCCCGGCAGGTGTTCGACGCGCTGTGGAGCGATGCGGCTGCGGGCGATGTGGACGCGATCATCGAGGCCAAGGGCCTCAAGCAGATGAACGACAGCGGCGCGCTGGAAAAGATCATCGACGACGTGATCGCCGCCAACCCCGACAACGTGGCCCAGTTCCGCGCCGGCAAGGACAAGGCCTTCAACGCCCTGGTGGGCCAGGCCATGAAGGCCAGCAAGGGCAAGGCCAATCCGCAGCAGGTGAACGATCTGCTGCGCGCCCGGCTCGCAGCGGCGTCTTCCTGACGCCCACCCTGCCCCGGCCACCGGGGAAGGGGGCCTTTACTGTGAAGGCATGGCGGGGCGCTGCCCCGCCCAAAGGCTCTTGAGCTGCACCAGTTCGGCGTCGAACCGCTGGTGCACGCGGCGCTTTTCCTGCTCCTGGCCGGCGATGAATCGCTGTTGCTCTGCCAGGGCGTCCTCCTGCTCGGCGATCTGGCGGCGCAGGAGCATGGGCGCTTTGCTCGGATCGCGGCGGTAGAACTCCATTTCGGCATCGAGCGCCTTGCGCTGGCGCTGCAGGTCGGCCACGCGCTTTTCGGCAACAGCCGTGACTTCGTTGACCTGCTGGATGGCCGCGGCGCGTTCGGCATCGTGCGAGGCCTGGTCCGGGTAGCGGGCCACCAGCACACGCTCGCGGCGGCGCTCGTCGGCGGCTCGGGCGCGCTCGTCGGCCTCCTTGCGGCGCTGGGCCTCCAGGGCTGCACGCTCCTGGTCGGTGAGTGTGGGCCCCAGGCGCTGGCGCTCGGTGCCCGAAGGGCCCAGCACCCGCTGCTCGCGGTCCACGCACTCGGCAATGGGGCGGTCCGCCGTCAGGCGACGGCCCTGGGCATTCACGCAGGTATAGATGCCGGCGGTCGAAGAACCACTCGGCTGCGCCCAGGCCGGCGCGCCCGCCAGACCCGAAAGGACGATCGCCAACCCGCCGAGGCTCCAGGCCGTCTTGATCAAATGAACTACCCCCCTTGCACTCCGTAGCGCTGGCGGTATGCCAGCACGTGTTCATGGTGGGTGTGCACGCCCGGCTCCCCACTCTGCGCCAAATACTGCAATAAATCTGCCAGCTTGGCGATGGTGCATACATGCATGCCCAGATGGTCGCGCACGTACTGCACGGCGCTGTGCTCCACGTCCTGGCCGTTCTCGGTGGCTTTCTCCTGCCGGTCGAGGGCGATGGCCATGGCATGGGGCTCTGCGCCCGCGGCGCGGATCAGCGCGATCGACTCGCGCGCTGCGGTGCCGGCGGACATCACGTCGTCCACGATCAGCACGCGGCCCTGCAGCGGGGCACCCACCAGCGTGCCGCCTTCGCCGTGGTCCTTGGCTTCCTTGCGGTTATAGGCAAAGGGCACGTTGCGCCCGTGCCGCGCCAACTCGACGGCCACCGTGGCCGCCAGCGGAATGCCCTTGTACGCCGGGCCGAACACCATGTCGAACTCGATGCCGCTGGCCAGCAGGGCTTTTGCATAGAATTCGGCCAGCCTGCCCATCTTGGCGCCGTCGTCGAACAACCCGGCGTTGAAGAAATACGGGCTCAAGCGGCCTGCCTTGGTCTTGAATTCGCCGAAGCGCAGCACCCCCGCTTCCACGGCGAATTGCACGAAGTCCTGCGCCAGGCGGTCCTGTTCCACCGATTGCGCTTTGTCTGTCACCATGGATTCACCCCTTTTCAAGTTAACGAGCCTCAACCTCAACGGCATCCGCTCCGCCGCATCCAAGGGGGTGGAGGCATGGATCGCCGCAACGCGGCCGGATTGTATTTGCGTGCAGGAAATCAAGGCGCAGTCGGCCGACATGCTGGGCCGCTTCGAGCACCTGGCGGGCCTGAAAGGGCACTTTCACTTCGCGGCCAAGAAGGGCTATTCGGGCGTGGGCATCTACTCGCGCCACGAGCCGAGCGATGTGCGCATCGGCTACGGGTCAGAGGAGTTCGATGCCGAGGGCCGCTATGTGGAAGCCCGCTTCGACACGCCCGCGCGCAAGCTGTCGATCATCAGCGCCTATTTTCCGAGCGGCTCGTCGGGCGAAGAGCGCCAGCGGGCCAAGTTCCGGTTCCTGGCCGAATTCCACCCCCACCTCATGCGCACCAAGGGCGAACGAGAGTTCATCCTCTGTGGCGACATCAACATCGCCCATCAGGCCATCGATCTGAAAAACTGGCGCAGCAACCAGAAGAACAGCGGTTTTCTTCCCGAGGAGCGCGAGTGGATGACAAAGTTGTTGCACATAACTGATGAAGGCGGCGGACTGATAGACGTTTACCGTCAGTTACAACCTGACGCCACGGACACCGCCTACACGTGGTGGAGCAACCGGGGACAGGCCTATGCGAACAACGTGGGATGGCGGCTGGACTATCACTTGGCCACACCCGCCATCGCGGCCCTGGCCCGCGCTGAACACATCTACAAGACCGAGAAGTTTTCAGACCACGCCCCCATCACGGTGGACTACGACTTTCAACTTTGATGCCGACGAAGCCTGCGAACCCTCTGCGTAGGGTCCACCCCCACAAGCGATGCGCCGATGCCGGCTGCGTCGATGAAAAGCCGCCACGCCACCGTCATTGCTCGGCCAGATCCACTCTCACCGCCAACGGACCGATGCGACGCATGGCATCGATTCCTGAATCAAGCCGCCCCAAGCGGACGAGACCGCTCGAAAGCCTTCCATCCTCGTAGAAAATCGCGAGATTGCCCCAAGGCGAATAAAAACTGATGTCACCGGCAGAAGGCGTGTACGCCTGCGGTGCGCCGGTGATCGACAGCCGGCTTGGCAAGTCTGCGATCTTTTCCGTTGATGCGTAGTCCGTCAAAAGAAGGTCGAGGGGGAGCAACGCGGCGAAGTCGCTGGCGCTGTCGTTGTGGTCGAGCCTTCCCGTTGCCACGGTGTCGCCTTCGATGGTGATCCGGATAGCAGTCATACGATTTCCCCCTGTCAAAGCCAGCGCATCCTTCGACCGGCCGCGTGAAAGATCCCTCGCCCGGCCCAAGTCCGGATCGGCCTTGACGAACGGGGTGCCGTGCGAGCGTGCACCGGCCGTCACTGCCTTGAAAATCCGACCTTGACCCGGCCCCGGCCGAGCGCTTGTGCCAAACCATTCGGGTCGTCCACCCGGCCAAGGCGGGTGTACGAATACGGCGAGCCGAAGCTCAGGTAGAAGAGGACCACCGTGTTCGTGCCGTACAACATGAGGTCGCCGTTGTGGATCGTTCCCGGCCGGCTCGGACTCGAGGGCAGTCCGTTTGGCAAGTCGAACTTCTTTTCGTTGCCGTTGAGATCGGTCATATCGAGCGTCAGCGGCAGTTGCGCAGCGAATGCACGGGCGGCCTCCGTGTCGGCCAAGGTAACGGCAAAGCGGCGTTCGCCAATGGTTATCCGCATGGTGGACCTCTTCGATTCCATGGGTGCTGCACCGGCATCCGCGACAGCGGCAGCGCGCATGTCGGCCAGCGCGCCCTCGGCAGCGTGGCTGCCCCCTGGCACCACCGCACCGATGAACAAGCCCGCAAGACGCAGGCACCACGATCGGCGGATTTGGATCGCCATGGCAAACGGACTGAGGTGTTGGGTCATGTTGATTTCGTGCGGTCTGCACGCGCCGTCAAGAAAACCAGGAACGCGCCGACCAGCAACAGGCCGGCGCTGAATGCAAAGGTGCCCCGGTAGCCGATGCCGTCGAACAGCAAGCCGCCCACCGTGGAGCCCAGTGCGATGGAAAGCTGCACCACCGCCACCATGAGCCCGCCGCCGGCCTCGGCGTCCTGCGGTAGCGTTCGTGCAATCCAAAGCCACCATCCCACCGGCGCGGCGGTGGCCACCAAGCCCCAGATGCCGAGCAACACCGTCGTGGCGGTGGCCGACGCGCCCACGGCGACGAGCGCCACGGCGATTGCAGCCATCAGCACCGGAATGATCGTCAGCGTGCCGTAAAACCCGATCTTCAGACATCGGCCGATGGCCGTGGTGCCGATGAAGCCCGTGACACCCAACGTCAGCAGCAAGAGCGACAAAGACGACACGTCGAGACGTGTCACCGTCTCCAGGAATGGCCGGAGGTACGTGAACAACGCGAACTGCCCCATGAAGAAGACGCCCACCGCCAGCATGCCAAACACGACCGGCCGGCTCTTGAAGAGTTCGAAGACGTTGCCCGAACCGTTTGCGCGGGCCTGCGGGTGCATCGCTGGCAGACTGAACCACTGCCAGACGAACGCGGTCATCGCGATCGGCACCAGACAGAAGAACGCGCCGCGCCAGCCGACGAGCGAGGCCAGGTAGCTGCCCAGCGGCGCCGCCACGACGGTCGCCAGCGCGTTGCCACCGTTGAGAATCGCGAGCGCCTGCGGGACCTTGGAGGGCGGCACGAGCTGCATGGCCGTCGCCGCCGACATCGACCAGAAGCCACCGACGACGACGCCGATCAACGCCCGGCCTGCCATGTATGTCGGATAGTTGGGGGCGAGCGCGACGATGGCCCCGGAGAGGCACATCAATGCGGTCAGCGACAGCAGCAGCACCTTGCGGTCGAACCTCCCCGCGATCGCCGGGATGGACAGGCTCATGAGGACGGCGAAGGCGCCGGAGATGGCGATGCCCTGTCCGGCCATGCCTTCGGTCACCTTGAGGTCTGACGCCAGCGGCGTGAGCAAGCTGACAGGCATGAACTCCGAGGCGATCAGCGCGAAGACGCACAGCGCCATCGCAAAGACACCACCCCAATGTGCTGGCGGCGCGCCGTCCCATTGCTCAGCGTCGGCGCTGCCTGCCGCCGAGCCGATGGCTTGCGCCGTCATCGGGCGCCCACCGCGGCAAGATGCTTGTTGAAGAACGATGCCAGCTTGTCGAACGGAATCAGCGTGACGCGGTCATAGAGATCCACGTGACCGGCCCCCGGAACGATGTAGAGCTCCTTCGGCTCTGCTGCGCGCTGGTAGGCGTCTTCGCTGAATTCCCTGGAATGAGCCTGGTCACCCGTGATGAACAGCAGGGGCCGCGGGGAGATCATCTCGATGTCGTTGAACGGATAGAAGTTCATGAACTTGACGTTGCTGGTCAAGGTGGGCTGCGTGGTGGTCCGCGCAGAAGCGCCCTTTGGCGTGAATTCGCCGCGCGGCGTGCGATAGAAATCGAAGAACTCGCGCTGGATGGGATGCGTATCGGCCGCCAGCGCAAGGACGGTGCCGCCGGTGTAATGGACCGCGCCACCATTGAATTCCACCTGCCGCTGCTCGGCGGCCGCAGCGATGATCTGCTTGCGCTGCTCCAGGCTCTGCGAGTGGTTGAGCGCATCGCGGTTGGCGGCCCCCATGTCGTACATGCTGACTGTGGCGATGGCCTTCATGCGCGGATCAATCTTCGCCGCACTGATGACGAAGCTGCCGCTGCCGCAAATGCCGATGGCACCGATCCGCTGCTTGTCCACGAACGCCTGGCCGCCAAGGAAATCGACCGCAGCGCTGAAGGTCTCGGCGTACAGGTCGGGCGAGACCGCATTGCGGGGCTGGCCACCGCTGCCGCCCCAGAACGCGAGGTCCACCGACAGTGTGACGAAGCCTTGCTCCGCCATCTTCGTCGCGTAGAGATTCGCGCCTTGCTCCTTCACTGCGCCCATGGGATGGCCCACGACGATGGCCGGGCTGCGCTGGTCGCGGTCCAAGGCCTTGGGAACGAAGAGGTTGCCTGCAACGGCCATCTGGTACTGGTTCTTGAAAGTGACCTTCTGCACCGTGACCTCGCTACTTGCATAGAAATTGTCGGCCCCGCCGGGCCGCTGGGTGCTCTGCTGGGCCGTCGCAGCCAGTGCGGCGTCAGCCGCCGAAAGCATGCCCATCGCAGCCACGCCGGTGCCAGCCATCTTCAGAAAGCCGCGGCGATCGGATGCATTGCCGGCTTGCTCTGCAATGGCGGCGGAGGGGTTGTCCGTGGAATGTTTCATGGTCGATGTCCTTTGTGATGGGGTGCAGCGGGCGCGCATCCGCTGCATCGCCCGGCAGGTGTTCGGCACCGCTGAAGAAGTTTGCCGATCGGAAGGCAAATTGACTAGTTAATGAATGCTTAATACATTGATCAGCCCTGCTAATCAGTCAACATGCCGGAGAACCCCATGCCACGACGCAATCTCAACGACCTGCTGGCTTTCGTGACCGTGGCCCGCGAAGGCAGCTTCACCAAGGCGGCCGGCATCCTCGGCGTGACGCAATCGGCACTGAGCCAAGCGATCCGCGGGCTGGAAGAAGGATTGCAGATCCGCCTGCTCACGCGCACGACGCGCAGCGTCGCACCGACATTGGCCGGCGAACGCCTCATGAAAGCGATCGGCCACCGCTTCGACGAGATCGAGGCCGAGCTGCAGGCGCTGACCGAATTGCGCGACAAGCCCGCCGGCACCGTGCGAATCACCTGCGGCGACAACGTGCTGCACACGGTGCTGCTACCGAAGCTCATGCCGCTCCTGCGCGAGTACCCGGACATCAAGCTGGAGTTCGACATGAACTATGGCTTTCGCGACATCGTGGCCGACCGCTTCGATGCGGGCGTGCGCATGGGCAATACGATCGACAAAGACATGATCGCCGTGCCCATCGGCCCGCCGCTGCAGATGGCGGTGGTGGGCTCACCCGACTACTTCGCGGTCCATCCCATCCCCAGGACGCCGGCAGACCTGACAAAACACCAGTGCATCAACCAGCGCATGCCGACCTCCGGCGGGCTGTACGTCTGGGATTTCGAAAAGCGGGGCCGCAAGCTCAACGTCCGCGTTGACGGACCACTGGTCTTCAATACCGCTCCGCCCCAGGTGGACGCATCGCTGGCCGGGCTCGGCCTTTCGTTGCTGCCGGAAGATGAACTGATGGCGCACATCGACGCAGGCCGGCTGGTGCGGGTGCTGCAGGACTGGTGCCCGAAGTTCGCCGGCTACCACCTGTACTACCCCAGCAAGCGCCAACCGTCGCCTGCGTTCTCGCTGGTGGTGAAAGCGCTGCGCTTCAGCGCGCCACGGTAGCGGCAGGCCGCCCGGGTCCGCGGTGCCTCAGCGCCTCGATCACCAGCGCCAGCGCCGGTGCGATCTGGCGCCTGTTCGCGTAGTAGAGGTGATAGCCCGGAAAACAGGGCCACCAATCCTCCAGCACAGGAACCAGCCGGCCCGCGTCGATGTGCGGCTGCATGAGGTCGAGAGGCACGTACGCGAAGCCCATGCCGTCGAGCGCCGCCTGAAGCATCAAGGAGGTGTTGTTGAACACGGTCTGGCCCTGTACGCGCACGCTCACCGACTTCTTGCCTTTCTCGAAATCCCATGCATACAGATTGCCCCGGGTGGGCAGCCGCAGATTGACGCAGCGGTGCGAGGTCAGGTCCTGCGGTTGTTTAGGGGGCTTTTTGCCCGCAAGGTATTCGGGCGAGGCGGCGACCGCCATGCGCAGATCCGGCGAGATGCGGACGGCCACCATGTCCTTGTCCACGCGGTTTCCAACGCGCACGCCTGCATCGAAACGGTGCGACGCGATGTCGGTGAAGGCGTAATCGACGCTGAACTCGATCTGGATGTCGGGGTACTGCTTGAGTAACGGCAGCAACCGTGGCCAGAGCGCGGTCGTGATCGCATGGTCATGCGCGGTGATGCGCACCGTGCCGGCGGGCTTGTCGCGCAGCGCACTGAGCTGACCGAGTTCG encodes:
- a CDS encoding LysR family transcriptional regulator — encoded protein: MARENLNDLQAFVVVARERSFTRAAAQMGLSRSALSHAMLALEARLGVRLLTRTTRSVSTTEAGERLLETVAPRLLEIEAELGQLSALRDKPAGTVRITAHDHAITTALWPRLLPLLKQYPDIQIEFSVDYAFTDIASHRFDAGVRVGNRVDKDMVAVRISPDLRMAVAASPEYLAGKKPPKQPQDLTSHRCVNLRLPTRGNLYAWDFEKGKKSVSVRVQGQTVFNNTSLMLQAALDGMGFAYVPLDLMQPHIDAGRLVPVLEDWWPCFPGYHLYYANRRQIAPALALVIEALRHRGPGRPAATVAR
- a CDS encoding LysR family transcriptional regulator; the encoded protein is MPRRNLNDLLAFVTVAREGSFTKAAGILGVTQSALSQAIRGLEEGLQIRLLTRTTRSVAPTLAGERLMKAIGHRFDEIEAELQALTELRDKPAGTVRITCGDNVLHTVLLPKLMPLLREYPDIKLEFDMNYGFRDIVADRFDAGVRMGNTIDKDMIAVPIGPPLQMAVVGSPDYFAVHPIPRTPADLTKHQCINQRMPTSGGLYVWDFEKRGRKLNVRVDGPLVFNTAPPQVDASLAGLGLSLLPEDELMAHIDAGRLVRVLQDWCPKFAGYHLYYPSKRQPSPAFSLVVKALRFSAPR